The sequence aaactgtcagagaaaacggcagcctcgagtaagccaggatattagtttacagaggctgttagaattatatgtctaatgttaaaatgttggtgacacaataatttcatcatatggcactgacatattcatagggttaatttttgagacaaaatatcatgaggtagtcatgattttgcaaatattccaccctagtgcagtttgcacaaattgttttaaaaatgcactcaccctacaaacatcactgatgagtcaagatctgcacaaattgacagaaacactgaagcagctccacattttattcttattgtcatgtgtgtcctatttgtcaggtgacagaagaaccaacacaaagctcagagagtaatggtgatgcaagatcacaggtgaaattGGATGATGATTTGGtggttcatgactgtatttgaagcacatgtgtgactgcatgtatgtggaatgtctcactgttatttatcaggtgacagaggcagctctgccatgttgtagctcggacagaggtgaagaggtgaTTATGCGGTGTGGATTCATCTCCCTGCACTGAATCATGTGCTCAATACTTTGCGGTGCAATATTAAAGGAACGTGACTTTCTCGACCTTTGCACAAGTtgaggaaatgtgtgtgtgatgcaaTGATCCATAGCGACCGTTTGTTCATACCGTCTTCACGAAAGGAGGCGCAACACACCTGTGTTTTGATCAAAGGTGTGCGCTACGAAGCAACGCTAACGGGTTAGTGATCTTTAAGTCAGAGTTTTAGTATCGCGAAGGCGGCTCTCTTTTTAACCTGGttaaatcaccatggtaacctgATCTGGAACTGGTTATCTTCTGGTATGTTCGGAAAAGTTCTGGTAGCCAAAATGTCCTCTATgtataaaagacatttttggtTAATTCAGAGAAAATGCTCTATATTGTTTGTATTGAATTTCTCTTGTGTCACACCagtcctctgcatgtcctcctttacgacatccatgaatcttctctgtggtcttcctcttcctcacacctgGCAGCTCTATCTTTAAcgtcctttgtccagtatatccactatctcTCCTCCGCACACGTCCAAAACACCtcagcctgagctgtccctctgatatacTCATGTTAAGGCTTCAAAAAGGAAAATTAGTCTTTAGAGTCAAACAGCAAAACGCCTCATAAATAACctgaaaaatgactgaaaagaacAACAGAGGGATGAGAATATTTTTAAGTGTCAACAGATCTGTCACATTCTTAGGCATGAAAGACCGAGACTGAGCTAGCAATGTGAGATGAtcccaggtctgtgtgggtgctTCCATTTTCGACCGGTGGGATTTGTCCTAATTCGATCTGCTTCTTTAAAAGTTGGTACAAGCACAGCGCTCCGCTGCTTGTCATctggaacattttttttttgtttaaaagcatgtagaatagcatatgtaggcaagtatatttctcctttttttagtcaagaagcaaagacataaaggaaaaaaaaaaaaaaaagaaacaggtcagggttcggtggttgaatcatccgtccccaccaatgtcaaaaccaaatctacaccCCTGGGCTGAGGCATTCCAAAAATTGAATATCTTGTTTGGCCATGAAGTTTTCTGACACCTGTGTTTAAATGACAGTGAAAAATGCTGCACGCTCGGTTTATGTGAAACCCTTGGATCAGGTAGATTTTGGAAATGCCTCACTGCAGATTGAGGAGATGGAGCTCTACAGCAGTACAGAGAGAAAGCTGAGCAAACAAGACAGCAGAGGGGAGATGGAGACAAGCTGAGCAAGctagaagcaaaaaaaaaaagcatgaaaaaggtTTGAGTAAGGGGGGAAACATTACCGAAGGAGCAAGGCAGAGGTGTCAGACTTCAGCTGTTTGTTACAGAGACTGATTCAGTGCTGCaaagaacaacaacagaatTCAGATTATCTAATACAAGTAGTGCTGTGTGTGCCTCAAAGAGGGCCTGAGGAACCAATGGAGTgtgctgcacaaacacaagcCCGGCATGTTGTACCTATAAACAGTAATCAGCGGGTGTTAATAGCTAGACAGCCAGCAATTACATTCATCAAATCGAGTTAATCGCTCTATTGTGGCCAAGGTCACGTCACAGCTGTGAATCATCCTGCTGCTGGTCACCTCTGTGGTGATTTACTCCCATCTAGTGGGCAAAACAGAGAACAAAACTGCTGCCCGTGAAGGAAAATAAATCAGACAGCTGCTGTCTAAAAGTAAGTACGCTCTTTTTCTAACGTTTGACATACTAGGAAGTATTTAAACAAATCCTCTGAATCCACAGGTCCTAAGATTATTAAAACACAACCTCAAATGAACAACACATGACAGATTGCActgttcaattatttatttaacaatgatTAACAtcaaatgcagaagcagtgtatGAAAAAACAAGTGCACCCTTAGTGCTTCCAGCCAGCCAGCTGTTGctgatcaaatgcacttgattaactgatcatcagcaaatgagagcacattaaataaaagcagagggTTCTTGCAGGTCTGAAGGTTAAATGTTGAAATTCaagacagtacaattagaaagcAGGCCATAGTTGTTcaggaaaaagactgaacaagtatggcctGTTTGGAAGGGATGTTGGTATTTACTTAGAAATAGGCTGCCCAGtgtcatttagtttttttgttaagtCTTCATCTGTTCCCAGTTTTTTatatcctgttttattttggcaaCCTTTTGCTCAAGTCTTCCTTGTTGtagttttacttcctttgtCTTCATTAGTGTCAGCTGTTCTCACTTCCTTTAACTGCCCTCTTTTTGTATATACTTTGGCATCTTGCCGTGTTTCTATGTATGCTTCCTTGCTTATGTTTGGATTGAGTTTGGTAGTTTATTTAATGGACTTATGTATTAGTTGGGGGCTTATTGAGTCCAAGGCTAGCTTAAATAAAGATTcattttttgttgatttttttcccccatctcCTTGCATGGcgagtctgcatttgggtccacacCTAACAATCTATGAAACTTTGGCCATAATACCTAATTTAACAAATCACTGAAGACTtgttataaaaatgaattaatttgtcACACATTCAAGAAACAGGCTACAGACAGCGTAGATTgcaatatatacatttatttgacagaaaaaacagacattGTAGCTCTCATTGAAGTAATGCCAGTTTAATTACAGCTGATTCCATATAGTGTAACGGGAGTGCAAAGTATAGAGAGAGGTGACTCTTCATCCATGAATTACTTAGCAGTAACTGGATTCACATGCTTAAGTGAGAAATGCATCTGAGATCAAACAGGATCAAAGCATCCAGAAGAACTGCTACAAAGTGGATTTCATGCCTCGGGAGATTCTTACAGCATCCTGtgtatgcatacatacatacatacatacatacatgtatttGTGCTAAGTcaggtttttttaaaacatttttaaatcatataCTCAttggtgtttacatttttttttctttacatatgAGACAGTAAATCAAGAGTGACACATCTGTAGCAGTAACTGTATCTGACTGTGCTAGCATGACCTGTCAGTAATCTCTACTCCTCAGGTGCTTGTTTACGATTGGTTGCCAGCAGATCTGTTGTACATCTCAGATTTCAGCATTAAACTTCAACCAACACGTCAGTATTGTCCCAAACTGGATTAAACAGGTATAGTGTATATCTGAGAGTGTGtggttatttttattgtacTCATTCAttactataaataaatacaaaggaCTTGAAGTATATACGTGGTTTTCTATCTCGCTCACGCTCCTCATTTATAGCCAGAAGTGACGACTGACCCgtgacatttaaagaaaattaaagattGAAGGCCAACTTTGAAACTAACACTTTCTCTGGTAATACCTAACAGCATGAAGGTTAATCCAACGCAAATCTATCAacatcctaaaaaaaaaaaaagagagagagagagagagagagagcgagagagagaaaacaatatTTAAGGCCTAAACCCAGGGAGGACTCAGGTAAAGTTTGTGGACTATAAAAGGAGTTATACATCTACTCAAAGAAGATTTAAATGCCTGTATGGAACAGCTGACTCTATCATTTTAAGATCACCTTGAAAAGGTACTAAATGAGTCTCAAAAGACCAAAGTGGCCTGCCTACAGTACTACAATCTATGAATCAATGTAGTACTACCTAGAAAACAAAGAGGTGGGAATCTTACATCATGCTTGTACACCCTGCTGGAACCAggctgtgtttttctgcaaacaAAAAGATAACTGTGCCCGGAGGCATTTtcctgtaaacaaacaaaagttatGTCTACAGTCTGAACTTCCAAATCACTGTTTATATCCTTAtggcacaaaataaaacatctgaggAAACAAGTCAGCATTTTCTTTCAGTAAGCAGCATGGTGTAGTTGTTAGCACCATTTGGCTGGGACTGTTCTTTGCATGAGTTTGCATGTGCTCCCTGTGTCTGCATGAGTTTCATCCCAAAGTCAAATGTACTGAGAGGAAATGATTTTTGATCCCCTGATGAATCTGAAAGCCTGTTGGTAACACATTACACCATAATGGATTGACATTTTGCAGCACCTGCAGGGTACAGGCCCATCTAGAACTTGCCAGTTAACAATTAAATGATTCAGAGAAGGCTTGGAAGAAGgtgctgtggtcagatgaaaccaaaatggAGCTCTTTGGCATCAACTCGACCCgccgtgtttggaggaagagaaatgccAAATATGGCCCAAAGAACATGATTCCCACAGTAAAGCACAGAGGGGGAAACATTATGCTTTGGGGCTGTTCTTCTGCTATGCATACAGGATGATTTCACTGCATTGATGGGCCGATGGAGCCAAGTACGATAAAATATTGGACGAAAACCTCCTTCCCTCAGCCAGAACACTGAAGATGGGTCTTGgatgacaatgacccaaaaccaAGGCAACAAAGAAGTAGCTAAAGAAGAAGCACTTTAAGGCCCATGGAGTGGCTTAGCCAGTCTGCAGACCTCAAACCACtcagcaaacttacaaattcgcagtggatcaaataattattaccAAACTGTACGTAGCCGCAGGGATAAGCCCAGCCTCCCCCGAAACCCTGAACTGGAAGAGCAGTTAGGAAAATGTAAGGAAGATGTTTTGAGGACGGCAACTAACTGTGAGCGGTTGCAGACCTGGTCCCTGTCTTTGAAACCATCATCTCAAAGGCAACAAAATCACAACTTCATTGCAACGCTCAGAATAATTATGGTCATGCTGCAGTCTCAAACCACTGTCATTCCTAGAGTAAAGCATTAGGCTTGATTTAGACATCTGTGGAAATCTATGTCTTAACTTCTGGCGAAACCGGAAACTCCTCAAGACTACCTCAAGTTGTTCAACCCGAGTTTTGGTAGCCGGTTTGACCTACTTATTCTGTACTCTCAGATTATTGGAAACATAATCTTAAATCTAtaagaaacaaaggaaacaccTTGAAATTGAATCTTTTCCCCAAACCCAAAGACACTGACTTTGCTATGAGACAATTAACCATAAATTCATATTTTGCTGGAAAATGATTTAAACCAAAACCTGTATATTGAGTAATAGTTGTTCTTTCCTTTAAATTATCCTTCTGCAACAAGATAATCATCTAAGgcaacacatcaaaacaaccacaaaaaaaacaaaacaaaggaaaaaaacagtaacTGCTCAAGTGCTTTAAatatgtacgtgtgtgtgtgtgtgtgtgtgtgtgtgtgtgtgtgtgtgtgtgtgtgtgtgtgtgtgtgtgtgtaataatgCAACATTAGAAACACATTTACAGTTTGGTCACAACAAATGGGAATTATTTGCAAAGCAATTCCCCTCACCAGTAATCAACAGGATATTACAGGGACAATTTAGTAGTGCAGTTCTGCCATTGGTATCCGGTAAGGAGTGTACACACTACATTTGGCAATATCTATGTAACAACTTGTGTTTCTGTTCGAGATTTCATCACACCACCCCCCACAAGACCGTATTGCAAACCTAGTAAGATTAACCAGAATTAATTCTGGGTAAAAGCGGGACAGCAAGTCTCTGGACAACATGAACTAAAGGGCTTAAAGGCCTCCTCTATCACACTGAGCTCCTTAAAAATGTCCAcgactgattaaaaaaaataaaataaatatatcacattgatttttacattcagtaacatttcagttgttttgctattttttgtcatttttttcctctcaacaCACAGCGGCTTTTCCATCAGATCAGTAAGGAAGAGGCTTCGTTAGTCGTGGGTTAGAGGCTCCGTCAGCCATGAATGTCTCGTTAATCTAGAACCAAACACACAGTCTGTTAATAATTTATAACAAGACTCCAGTTTACAAGCTTAATTTTCATGCACAGTCACGACATCACTGTTACGACAAggatgttaaaaacaaaaggataTTTCTAGGTTTGCTCTTCTTCAGTTATAGGAAACCTAGAGGAAGGATTATAATTTAATCTGAAATCTAAACCACACATACCACAAAGCAGCGATAAGATGAAACAGGCTAACAAGACTACTTTAAGGTACCTGTGTGGAGTAATGTGTTCCTTAAAGCAGTGATCATctataacaaataaataaaactaagctCTTCATAGTGATGAGCCCACAGATAATTATTACCCGACTCTACCTTACATTCAGCTCCATGTTTGGTTTTACAGCCTGCATCTCTGTTGTTTAGGTTTAACCTTGTAGCTCAAAGCTTGTcaaaagaagatttttttttgtttgttttttttacatacatgtacatttacaagtacttttttttgtcaaatagcCAGGAATAATGAGAAAATGGACTGATTTCTGTTACCTCTCCCTTAATTACATGGACCAACCGTACTTACACGAGTGGTCTCATAGCCCATACTGATCCCTGTGATAACAGGCAGCCATTTTTAGTTTCAATACTGGAGTTAGCACTATAACACAAGTTGGACTCTTTCAACTTCTGAAGGAAAGGTATAACACTTTAGCTGCCAGAGACAGTCTCTAATACAGGGGCGGGCAATATGAAAAACTGGGCTTGGTGTAGAGGACCACTCCAATAAAAGCTAATTACATGCCCTAACTAACTGCCTGCTTACCTTTTGTAGCTGGGAAACAAAAAATTGTTACAATTATTAACTCTTCAGTTTCAGTACAAAATCAGCCACTGCCATCCAGCAGTTGTTGTCATCTTCTTTGCAGAAAAGACTGTTGGCAGTAAACATCACTGAGACCTATGATTAGCAGATAAAGTGGCTGTTTTTTTAGAGCCTTTTGCTCAAAGGGCCACTTGCTGTGACCAAAAACAATGCTGATGACAACAAATGCTTACTACTAAAAAAAATTCAACCATTAAAAACTTTAATGCTCCGTGGAGTTGAAGGAAACTGTATAGTCAGGTGATAGTTTTGTGTGGGTTCATTCCTTTTTTACATACAAGCGCTTAAATatgattaaatgattaaaaatatttatagaaGCTCATCTCAGATGAACTTCATGTGATATTTAATACATAGAAATGTCCTCCATTGTGACATGAGCCCATCACTCACTTGAAAGCACCTCCACCTCTCTGGCTTTTGACAAACCCACTCCAGAGTTTTGTTTGGGCTGGGCTCCCAGCTCCTCTGCCTCTTTGGACGAATTCCGGTTCTCATCTACAGGTTTCTTCTCCTTCGCCTCCTCTGGATTGTAGTGCCCACCCTCTTTTGCCACCATCTTCTCCACCTTCTCTATTAAGTGTCCCACTTGGGGATTCTCCCCAAATATGCAGTTGTTAATAAGAAAGTACCTCCGCTTACATTtctccagcaaccactgcaGATCTTTACCCTCCCTACGAATGTACCTCTCGATGGAGATTTTCTTCAACACATCCGCCCAGGTGAACACCACAATTGTATGCCTCCACACATCCTCCCCAAAGAGGCTCACGTGTTCCTCAATGCGAGCACGGTCCACCTCGGTGAACATGCCAACGGGGATGACGAGCAAGAAGGCGTGTGGACCTGGAGGGCAAAGAGAGGCTCCCCTGACTAACTCCTGTTTATAGGAAGGCGGAGTATCCTGGGAAGAGAACCATCCTGGCGTGTCCACCACTGTCACCTGTCGTCCCTGCACCTCTGTCTGCCTCGTAACACAGAACTCAGCAGCTCGCTCTAAATGAAACTCCTCTCTGCCTAAGATGGTGTTGCCTGTCAAGCTCTTCCCCGGCCACCTCCATCCCAACACCACCAGACGAACTTCATCCAGGCGGTTGGCCTCCTTGGCTTCAGCTCCTGCCTTTCTGGCCACCTCGTCTGGTCCAGAGGTTTGTCCAGCTACGGTCcgtaaaaatcataaaaaagacAGTGTCAGTACAAATAACTGTATTATCGTCATTATACTCAtgattattagtattattgcatgcttaaatttttttgcatttattttaaatttaaaaaaaatatattcaaatgaattttattttatttattatgcaAAAATTTGCTTATTAGCTCTGAATCCTGTTAAGCCACCACTGGCTTAACAGGATTCActacatttaaacaaataaaaatacctAACTTTGGGTTTCATTCAAAGCATGTTCAACTtataatgcaaatatctaattagcCAATCGTTTGGCAGCAATTTAATCCATTTAGACCTGCAGACACAGTcgagatgacctgctgaagttcaaacagagCGTGAGAATGAGGATGAAAGGTGATTCAAGTGACTTTAAAAGTTGTTGTcagtgccagatgggctggtctgactatttcagaaactgctgatctactgggattttccacaCACAAGCCCATCTCTAGGGTTTTCAGAGAATGGtccgaaaaagagaaaatatccagtaagcAGCAGTTCTCAATTCgagcacctttgggatctgCAGTTGGCAGCTCCAGCTAGTGCTTGATGcgatcatgtcaatatggaccaaactcTGTGTataaaattgtgaaaaaaaatgtcaacatgAAATGTATTATAATTGCTATACACCTTAATGATTATATCTTTTGACTCTGGTATATATCATTAATGTATTTTGGGATATAATTTGTACGAACAAAAAGCTTAAAGGTTGTGTGGATGTCACAATGACTAACTGAACTTATGTTTGTTGGTTTTAAGACTTGATTAATGGTATACACCCAGTATGCTATGATTGGCTCTTACATAGCATCTCAGTACTCTTTATGCaccatgcctcattcacactcctccatacaagcacttttttttctaacattcacacactatgCAAGAAACATGTCCTGGATGGACTGGCACGCATCTTCAATGATGTATCCTGGGGTCATCGGGTGTTTCGGGTCTCGCAACATCATACACCCTCACCCAGGCGACCCAGCCGAGGGTGATCAGGCCCCGACTTGCGTACCAGTAGCTAGCCACGGATCAGCCCTCTTAATCCACAGCCACTTTGTGGCTTTCTCTGCCGCTTCGCTCACAGTCTTCTTGGCTGCCccaaccacaacacacacagatactcCCACAGATGCATCAGAAAGCAACATGAGGATCAGGATACAGACTTGGGCATgcagactgaagcagccaggTATCAAAACATCGGCCTTCCACTGATGGATgaactgctctacctcctgaaaCCCGTGGTAAACGTGTGAATACGTCTACCCAATTGCGCTCAGTCGGACCGAAATACGTTAGCGGTACATGAGTCAGTGTGCCGGATTAACATTTAATTGTTTCGGTGTACCTctgatgctttaaaagcattcgttttttcttttttcagtttttaaaagtttattaagTATTTTTCAAATAGCAAACACTACTTGTTAAAACTAACGAGGGGGTATCTGTTAGAGGGAAAATGCCAGAGATTTTAAAGAAGTCGGTTGCCTTCATAACATGTCGTGAAGGCGACTGAGTCACAGTCACGTAGACCTCCCAAATTATGCAGCAATGCCTGCTGGGGCCGGTTGCGTTGAGCAAAATCGACCAACTTAACGAAGATTTTgttccaaataaaataaacctatACATTTACTATATATGGTTACTTTATTTCCTTCCCGGTCCACATTTTTAAGTTACTTCATCTTTTTTGACTTGTACTTTAGTTatctaaaatgtgttttcccaCGCATTCTTAGCCGAGTCACCTAAATTAACCTTAAGCTCTACTTTATACACTTTTGATGTACTAAAACCTTTGCTGGTGTGCTGAATACATTTACTGTGAAAAGGAAATGTTTCAAATATTAAACTAAGGCGGAAACTGAGTTTCCAGTTATCGATAACATCTAGTTTAAGATTTATGACTGACAGCCTTTGTGGTTtaaaagtatttcttataaACCTTAAATacgtttcagttgtgttttgCCGATATAGTGAAACGTGTCAAAATCCGGTTCGGACGTTTAGCTTCGAAACTGCTAAGTTGATGCTAATTTTGACAGTCCCGGAAACGCCCCGTCTTTATTTGATAACTTACACAAACTAAAGTTGTTTGAGTTGCGATAAAATCAAAATCTTACCTGAGGTCTGAACTGGTTTATTCGCTTCCATGTTCCGTTAAATTCCGAACTATAGTCTTAGTTTGTCTTTGGGCGGCTAGTTCGCCGGAATACTTGATGACAGAAGTTACCGGATAATCTGAATGCAAATACACTACTTCCGGTCcctgatttcaaaataaaggcacATCGTTTAAAAACCGGATGCATAAAACGTACACAAATATCCTcaattttaaaggtttttagttATTATTTAAGACTCGAAAATAATATAACCACAAGAATACATAGCTACATATcaaattttaataattattatttttagaaaaaGAGGACATAAACACTTTGAGATATGTATAAGACTTTTATTGCGGAACAGGGATAAAGCAATAGCCTGTATTTACAACATTAATGCAGAAGTTATTTACAGCTGAATAAAGTACACTTTTTCCCTTAGTTATAAAAGCATTAGTCAAGCCATAGCTACAATTTCATTGACCCTTTAAAAATTTTCTGTCATAGATTAGTATGGTTTCTATGAACGTTTGTTTCTGACAAAGAAGGCAAACAATTTCCATCCATAAGTCAAAGTTTGTTATTGTTCAAGTTAAAATTATTTTCTCAGACATTTA is a genomic window of Astatotilapia calliptera chromosome 9, fAstCal1.2, whole genome shotgun sequence containing:
- the gimap4 gene encoding GTPase IMAP family member 4 isoform X2, which gives rise to MEANKPVQTSAGQTSGPDEVARKAGAEAKEANRLDEVRLVVLGWRWPGKSLTGNTILGREEFHLERAAEFCVTRQTEVQGRQVTVVDTPGWFSSQDTPPSYKQELVRGASLCPPGPHAFLLVIPVGMFTEVDRARIEEHVSLFGEDVWRHTIVVFTWADVLKKISIERYIRREGKDLQWLLEKCKRRYFLINNCIFGENPQVGHLIEKVEKMVAKEGGHYNPEEAKEKKPVDENRNSSKEAEELGAQPKQNSGVGLSKAREVEVLSN
- the gimap4 gene encoding GTPase IMAP family member 4 isoform X1, with the translated sequence MEANKPVQTSAGQTSGPDEVARKAGAEAKEANRLDEVRLVVLGWRWPGKSLTGNTILGREEFHLERAAEFCVTRQTEVQGRQVTVVDTPGWFSSQDTPPSYKQELVRGASLCPPGPHAFLLVIPVGMFTEVDRARIEEHVSLFGEDVWRHTIVVFTWADVLKKISIERYIRREGKDLQWLLEKCKRRYFLINNCIFGENPQVGHLIEKVEKMVAKEGGHYNPEEAKEKKPVDENRNSSKEAEELGAQPKQNSGVGLSKAREVEVLSSE